Proteins from a genomic interval of Arthrobacter sp. CAN_C5:
- a CDS encoding class I SAM-dependent methyltransferase has protein sequence MLTDFTKAWNQGQNVVLYEKENDAIDHEGTLWRAIQAAAPWEGKDLLDLGCGTGYWLPRYAPTTRRLYGVEPDTTLLEAASERTSNAEVLHGSAEHIPLQNASVDVVHARFAYFFPSPNNECSAGLAEVLRVLRPGGSLVVIDNDQEHGDFADLLRAGNVAEYQGPGEYILQWWRDRGATTEKVMSSWTFRSARDLEEVVAMEFPQGTARSWLQDHPNQTMLSYGYLLHTLTKAI, from the coding sequence ATGCTTACAGATTTCACCAAGGCATGGAACCAAGGTCAGAACGTCGTCCTCTACGAGAAGGAGAATGACGCGATCGACCATGAGGGAACGCTCTGGCGTGCGATTCAGGCAGCTGCGCCTTGGGAAGGGAAAGACCTTCTAGACCTGGGATGCGGCACCGGATATTGGTTACCTCGCTATGCCCCGACCACACGTCGGCTTTACGGCGTGGAACCCGACACGACCCTCTTAGAGGCTGCAAGCGAAAGGACCTCTAATGCGGAGGTACTTCACGGCTCAGCTGAACACATTCCATTACAAAATGCCTCGGTCGACGTTGTGCATGCTCGCTTTGCCTACTTCTTTCCCTCGCCAAACAACGAGTGCTCAGCAGGATTGGCTGAGGTGCTCCGTGTTCTCCGACCGGGTGGTTCGCTGGTCGTGATTGATAATGACCAGGAGCATGGCGACTTCGCTGATCTCCTTCGGGCTGGCAACGTAGCCGAGTATCAAGGACCGGGTGAGTATATTCTGCAGTGGTGGCGGGATCGAGGCGCCACTACCGAAAAGGTTATGAGTAGCTGGACTTTTCGCTCCGCGCGCGACCTGGAAGAGGTAGTTGCCATGGAATTCCCTCAGGGCACGGCGCGGTCCTGGCTCCAAGACCACCCGAATCAAACAATGCTTTCTTATGGCTATCTTCTCCACACTCTGACTAAAGCGATTTGA
- a CDS encoding IS3 family transposase (programmed frameshift) has product MPKAFPEEFRRDVVAVARKGEAPLSTIAKDFGVSSAALHRWLKKADEEDDPKARAAKEESVELRDARKRIKLLEQEAEVMRRAVAYLSRDVNPKMMYPLVRELAADGVPVTVTCRVLHFSKQAFYKWRANPVAARDWEEAHLINAALDIHADDPAFGYRFIADELNADKAPVASERRIWRLCSTNGILSVIHRKRVGGGKAGPPVHDDLLQRDFTADAPDTRWVTDITEHPTGEGKLYLRAIKDLYSNRIVGYSIDGRMKASLAVAALAHAVALRSPSGTVVHSDRGSQFRSRKFVSALHANGLTGSMGRVGACGDNAAMESFFSLLQKNVLNRKRWETRHELRLAIITWIERTYHRRRRQKALGKLTPIEFETINNMALAA; this is encoded by the exons ATGCCTAAAGCCTTTCCCGAAGAGTTCCGCCGTGACGTGGTCGCGGTTGCCCGTAAGGGCGAAGCTCCCTTGTCCACGATTGCTAAGGACTTCGGTGTTTCCTCGGCTGCCCTGCACCGTTGGTTGAAGAAAGCCGACGAGGAAGACGACCCTAAAGCCAGAGCGGCGAAGGAAGAATCCGTCGAGTTGCGCGACGCCAGGAAGCGCATCAAGTTGCTCGAGCAGGAAGCCGAAGTGATGCGAAGGGCCGTCGCTTATCTTTCCCGGGACGTCAACCCAA AAATGATGTACCCGCTGGTACGCGAACTGGCCGCTGACGGTGTTCCCGTCACGGTGACCTGCCGGGTATTGCACTTCTCCAAACAAGCCTTCTACAAGTGGAGGGCAAACCCTGTCGCAGCCCGGGATTGGGAAGAGGCGCACCTGATCAACGCCGCCCTCGACATCCACGCCGACGATCCGGCGTTCGGATACCGGTTCATCGCCGATGAACTCAACGCCGACAAGGCCCCTGTGGCCAGTGAGCGGCGCATCTGGCGGCTGTGCTCGACCAATGGCATCCTCTCGGTCATTCACCGCAAACGGGTCGGAGGAGGCAAGGCTGGCCCGCCGGTCCACGATGACCTGCTGCAACGGGACTTCACCGCTGACGCCCCAGATACCAGGTGGGTTACCGACATCACCGAACACCCCACCGGGGAGGGCAAGCTCTACCTCCGCGCGATCAAGGACCTGTATTCGAACCGAATCGTGGGCTACTCCATCGACGGACGGATGAAAGCCTCACTAGCGGTCGCCGCGCTGGCCCACGCTGTGGCGCTGCGAAGCCCTTCCGGGACCGTGGTGCACTCAGACCGAGGCAGTCAATTTCGGTCCCGGAAGTTCGTTTCCGCCCTGCACGCCAACGGGCTGACAGGGTCCATGGGACGAGTCGGCGCATGCGGCGATAACGCAGCAATGGAATCGTTCTTTTCGCTACTGCAGAAGAACGTGCTGAACCGGAAACGGTGGGAAACACGCCACGAACTACGGTTGGCGATCATCACCTGGATCGAACGCACCTACCACCGCCGGCGACGGCAGAAAGCCCTCGGTAAACTAACCCCGATCGAGTTTGAGACAATCAACAACATGGCGCTAGCCGCCTAA
- a CDS encoding SRPBCC domain-containing protein: protein MSIVHETLKFTKTINAELSRVWEAFADPIQRARWSVPMGEAMVYERAAFEVGGRDRYRCGSPESLDFVNIVDYSLIVPQSLIVYTETVTTSDQPLSAGVVTWSFTVSGDITEVQLTSQVTSFVGDGMIEGNRNGHAKALNQLEEFVLDE, encoded by the coding sequence ATGTCGATCGTTCACGAAACACTGAAGTTCACGAAAACGATTAATGCCGAGCTATCGAGGGTTTGGGAAGCATTCGCTGATCCGATTCAGCGTGCTCGGTGGAGCGTGCCTATGGGCGAAGCGATGGTCTACGAACGGGCAGCGTTCGAAGTCGGTGGTCGCGACCGATACCGCTGCGGCTCGCCTGAATCGCTCGATTTCGTCAACATCGTCGACTACTCGCTCATCGTGCCCCAATCGCTTATTGTGTACACCGAGACCGTGACGACCTCTGATCAGCCACTAAGCGCGGGCGTGGTCACCTGGAGTTTCACCGTCAGCGGGGATATAACCGAGGTGCAGCTCACGAGCCAAGTCACCTCATTCGTCGGTGACGGCATGATCGAGGGTAACCGAAACGGGCACGCAAAGGCACTAAACCAGCTCGAAGAGTTTGTTCTTGACGAATAG
- a CDS encoding transcriptional regulator — MTLGDSRAKLDDLVHSPVRFTIMAALSTVDDATYQVLKEELAVSYALLSKHAAILEEHELIEIKKSFLGKKPQTVFRLTRKGRKAFKEHVTALEEILKGLV, encoded by the coding sequence GTGACACTCGGGGACTCCCGAGCAAAGCTCGATGACTTGGTACACTCCCCGGTGCGGTTCACAATCATGGCTGCACTATCTACTGTGGACGATGCAACCTACCAAGTGCTGAAGGAAGAACTGGCAGTCAGCTACGCACTATTGTCCAAACACGCGGCGATCCTTGAAGAGCACGAGCTGATCGAAATTAAGAAGTCCTTCCTGGGGAAAAAACCTCAAACTGTTTTCCGCCTTACCCGCAAAGGAAGGAAAGCATTCAAGGAGCATGTAACGGCGTTGGAAGAGATCTTGAAGGGGCTGGTGTAA
- a CDS encoding IS30 family transposase: MAQGSTLTAACDAVGVNRQTGRRWRQATGGRIPRAKPEPSGRYLCLEDRLRIADLHLAGTGVRGIAREVGRSASTVSRELHRNGPEPGPRGRGKYAPYAAQKRAELRGRRPKASKFDDLELASLVQAKLCVKWSPEQISDHLAAAFPDRAEMQVCPETIYQALYVQGRGHLRADLHQHLRTGRAMRRPRRSTAAKSSGKIPDMILISERPAEVADRAVPGHWEGDLVLGSNCRSAIATLVERQTRFTMLIHLPEDHGAIAVRDGLLAAIKTLPAHLAKSLTWDQGTELAQHRQITMATKMAIYFCDPHSPWQRGSNENTNGLLRQYFPKGTDLSVHSPQRLLEVATELNDRPRKTLGGITPAQAMERLLFEPGKPIVATTA, from the coding sequence ATGGCGCAGGGCTCCACGTTGACGGCGGCGTGTGATGCTGTGGGTGTGAATCGACAAACTGGGCGACGTTGGCGGCAAGCAACCGGTGGGCGGATCCCGCGTGCCAAGCCGGAGCCGTCGGGTCGGTACCTGTGCCTGGAGGATCGGCTGCGGATTGCCGACCTGCATCTGGCCGGGACCGGCGTGCGGGGGATCGCCCGAGAGGTGGGGCGGTCGGCCTCGACGGTCAGCCGTGAGCTGCACCGCAACGGCCCCGAACCGGGTCCGCGGGGGCGGGGGAAGTACGCTCCGTATGCTGCCCAGAAACGGGCCGAGCTCCGCGGACGCCGACCCAAGGCCAGCAAGTTTGATGACTTGGAACTGGCATCCTTAGTACAGGCCAAGTTGTGCGTGAAGTGGAGCCCCGAGCAGATCAGCGACCACCTCGCCGCGGCGTTCCCAGACCGAGCGGAGATGCAGGTGTGTCCCGAAACGATCTACCAGGCACTGTACGTCCAGGGCCGCGGTCATTTACGCGCTGACCTGCACCAACACCTGCGCACCGGCCGTGCCATGAGGCGTCCCAGACGCTCCACCGCTGCTAAGAGTTCGGGGAAGATCCCAGACATGATCCTGATCAGCGAACGGCCCGCCGAGGTCGCAGACCGCGCCGTCCCTGGCCACTGGGAAGGGGATCTGGTGCTGGGCTCAAACTGCCGCTCGGCCATCGCCACCCTCGTGGAGCGCCAGACCCGGTTCACGATGCTCATCCACCTGCCCGAGGACCATGGCGCCATCGCGGTCCGTGACGGTCTCCTGGCGGCCATCAAGACCCTCCCAGCACACCTGGCTAAGTCGCTGACCTGGGACCAGGGCACCGAGCTGGCCCAGCACCGCCAGATCACCATGGCCACGAAAATGGCCATCTACTTTTGCGACCCTCATTCACCGTGGCAGCGGGGCTCCAATGAGAACACGAACGGGTTGCTGCGCCAGTATTTCCCCAAAGGCACAGACCTGTCCGTGCACTCACCCCAGCGGCTGCTCGAAGTCGCTACCGAACTCAACGACCGGCCCCGCAAAACACTCGGCGGGATCACCCCCGCACAAGCCATGGAACGACTACTATTCGAACCAGGCAAACCCATCGTTGCAACGACCGCCTAA
- a CDS encoding calcium/sodium antiporter, with product MDAFDVGRIVAGLALLVLGGEFLVRGASAMARRVGISSLVVGLTVVSAATSAPELAVTIGAVMRDEPGLAVGNVVGSNIVNVLLILGLSALVVPLAVKQRLVRFDLPLMVGLSVGLFLVSLDGRISAVDGLVLFCVVVVHTVMTVVISRRDAKIPMTPVLAGGSNTADPSRGKEAAPADSFGRSLLLVLLGVALLVAGATLLVEGAVSIAATLGVSSLVVGLTVVAVGTSLPELATSIIAVRRGERDLAVGNVVGSNIFNIGVVLGLPALISLEGIPVSAAAVAFDMPVLLAAAVALLPVAFTGFAIARWEGILFVGLYLAYTGYVILTATAHDALEGFTAAMAWFVLPLIAMTLISFTAYEIGLHKGRQNPDQTKSSP from the coding sequence ATGGATGCATTTGACGTGGGACGGATTGTGGCTGGACTGGCGTTGCTGGTGCTGGGTGGGGAATTCCTGGTACGGGGGGCCTCAGCGATGGCGCGACGCGTGGGAATCTCCTCGCTGGTGGTTGGGCTCACCGTGGTCTCGGCGGCCACATCTGCACCGGAGCTGGCCGTGACCATCGGTGCTGTCATGCGCGACGAACCCGGGCTTGCTGTGGGCAACGTGGTCGGCAGCAACATCGTCAATGTCCTGCTCATCCTGGGGCTTTCCGCACTGGTTGTTCCGCTTGCTGTGAAGCAGCGGTTGGTGCGCTTTGACCTGCCCTTGATGGTCGGCCTATCAGTCGGTTTGTTCCTCGTGTCCTTGGACGGGCGGATCAGCGCGGTAGATGGGTTGGTCCTCTTCTGCGTCGTGGTCGTGCACACTGTGATGACCGTCGTCATCAGCCGGCGCGATGCAAAGATCCCCATGACGCCGGTCCTGGCCGGGGGGTCGAACACCGCCGATCCGTCCCGGGGAAAAGAAGCAGCGCCTGCCGACTCTTTCGGCAGATCGCTACTGCTGGTGCTGTTGGGGGTCGCCTTACTGGTGGCCGGTGCCACGCTGCTCGTGGAAGGCGCGGTGAGCATTGCCGCCACACTGGGCGTGAGCAGCCTCGTGGTCGGTCTGACTGTGGTGGCAGTCGGGACGTCGTTGCCCGAACTGGCGACATCCATCATTGCGGTGCGTCGCGGTGAACGTGACCTGGCCGTAGGCAACGTAGTCGGCAGCAACATCTTCAACATTGGGGTGGTGCTTGGTCTGCCTGCACTGATTTCGCTTGAGGGTATTCCCGTATCCGCTGCTGCAGTGGCCTTCGATATGCCGGTGTTGCTGGCGGCCGCGGTGGCCCTGCTGCCTGTCGCGTTCACCGGTTTCGCAATCGCGCGTTGGGAGGGCATCCTGTTCGTGGGCCTATACCTGGCTTACACCGGATATGTCATTCTGACCGCCACCGCACACGATGCGCTGGAAGGGTTCACTGCAGCCATGGCCTGGTTCGTGCTGCCATTGATCGCGATGACCCTCATCTCCTTTACAGCCTATGAAATCGGGCTCCACAAAGGACGCCAAAACCCGGACCAGACCAAGAGCTCGCCCTAG
- a CDS encoding NADPH:quinone reductase — protein MKAIVYSGTGASSVLALVEREAAAPGPGEVRVRVVASGVNPTDWKARSEGELAFDEVVPNQDGAGVIESLGDGVTGLAVGDRAWLYLAAHGRPTGTAQEFTVLPADRVVTLPEGIDFDVAASLGVPAMTAHRALTVHEQGPARLGPDALSGRVVLVQGGAGAVGHAAIQLAVWAGATVIATVSSDAKAELARVAGAHHVVRYPDDSLAERIREIAPDGVHHVVEVAPAQNAALDVEVLANHGSIAYYANNNGDEFTAPIIASFAKNVRWQGLLLYTVGAEPLQAAAEDITAALRAGALPVGESAGLPLHWFPLEETAAAHDAVESGVTGKVLIRVADETV, from the coding sequence ATGAAAGCAATCGTTTACTCCGGAACCGGAGCATCTTCAGTCCTGGCCCTCGTAGAGCGTGAAGCAGCCGCTCCCGGCCCCGGTGAAGTCCGGGTTCGCGTTGTCGCCTCCGGCGTCAATCCCACCGATTGGAAGGCCCGCTCCGAAGGGGAGCTCGCCTTTGACGAGGTGGTCCCCAACCAGGACGGCGCCGGCGTGATCGAGTCGCTCGGCGACGGCGTCACGGGTCTGGCAGTCGGGGACAGGGCCTGGCTGTATCTGGCTGCGCATGGCCGTCCCACGGGAACCGCGCAGGAGTTCACCGTACTTCCCGCTGACCGGGTGGTGACGCTTCCTGAGGGTATCGACTTTGACGTGGCCGCCAGCCTTGGCGTTCCGGCGATGACGGCGCACCGTGCACTCACCGTCCACGAACAGGGGCCGGCCCGTCTGGGACCAGACGCGCTGAGCGGCCGGGTGGTTCTGGTGCAGGGCGGAGCGGGGGCCGTCGGACATGCCGCGATCCAGCTCGCTGTCTGGGCAGGCGCCACCGTGATCGCGACGGTGAGCAGCGACGCGAAGGCTGAACTGGCCCGAGTGGCGGGTGCCCACCACGTGGTCCGGTATCCCGATGACTCCCTCGCTGAGCGGATCCGCGAGATCGCTCCCGACGGCGTCCACCACGTGGTCGAGGTGGCGCCAGCCCAGAACGCAGCGCTCGACGTCGAGGTGCTGGCCAACCATGGCAGCATTGCCTACTACGCGAACAACAACGGGGACGAGTTCACGGCCCCGATCATCGCTAGTTTTGCGAAGAACGTCCGCTGGCAGGGTCTGCTCCTCTACACAGTGGGGGCCGAGCCGCTGCAGGCTGCTGCTGAGGACATTACCGCTGCATTGCGCGCTGGCGCTCTGCCCGTGGGGGAGTCCGCCGGACTTCCGCTGCACTGGTTCCCTCTGGAGGAGACGGCTGCCGCGCACGACGCCGTTGAAAGCGGCGTGACCGGCAAGGTCCTCATTCGGGTTGCGGACGAGACCGTCTAG
- a CDS encoding flavin reductase family protein gives MNQQAPADQPGLDPAAAFRDSFRRHPAGVTIITAVYEGKPFGFTATSVSSLSADPPRFTFNMARTSSSWPAVANTSYIGVHMLGLANRELADRFARSRDRFDGDHWKPGPHGVPVLENVAAHLIGRISMRLSFENNAVVVAEVTSGEVGEPGVPLLYHGGAYGQPAALDYEI, from the coding sequence GTGAATCAACAAGCTCCCGCCGACCAGCCAGGCCTCGACCCGGCAGCAGCCTTCCGTGACTCTTTCCGCCGCCATCCGGCGGGAGTCACGATCATCACCGCTGTCTATGAGGGTAAACCGTTTGGGTTCACCGCAACCTCGGTATCTTCCCTCTCCGCCGACCCGCCACGGTTCACCTTCAACATGGCCCGCACCTCGTCGTCCTGGCCCGCCGTCGCCAATACCAGCTACATCGGGGTCCACATGCTGGGGCTCGCCAACCGTGAGCTCGCGGACCGGTTTGCGCGCAGCCGTGACCGTTTCGACGGCGACCATTGGAAGCCGGGCCCGCACGGCGTGCCGGTGCTGGAGAACGTGGCGGCGCACCTGATCGGCCGGATCAGCATGCGATTGTCCTTCGAGAACAACGCGGTGGTGGTGGCGGAGGTTACGTCAGGCGAAGTGGGTGAGCCTGGCGTCCCGCTGCTCTACCACGGCGGAGCGTACGGCCAGCCGGCCGCGCTTGACTACGAGATCTAG
- the dnaE gene encoding DNA polymerase III subunit alpha, whose translation MLDGAARLTDLFSHTEELGMKALATTDHGFVFGAFDFWDKARAAGIKPIIGVEAYLTPGTARADKTRVKWGGGGRDDVSGAGAYTHMTMWAETTEGMHNLFRMSSLASLEGYLYKPRMDRDLLQTYGKGLIATTGCPSGEVQTKLRLGLYREAMQAASDFRDIFGADNFFCELMDHGLDIERAVQSDLIKLARELGLPMVATNDLHYTHAEDAKAHAALLCVQSGSTMADPKRFKFDADEFYLKSPAEMRSIFRDYPEACDNTLLIAERCDVEFNTKANYMPGFPVPEGESEQSWFVKEVETGLQYRYPAGIPDAVRKQAEYETGVITQMGFPSYFLVVADFINWAKDNGIRVGPGRGSGAGSMVAYAMRITDLDPLQHGLIFERFLNPERVSMPDFDVDFDDRRRSEVIRYVTEKYGDERVAMIVTYGTIKAKQAMKDSSRVMGYPFSMGERLTKAMPPDVMGKGLALTDVHDKNSKRYSEAEELRELLKSDADSAKVFETALGLEGLKRQWGVHAAGVIMSSDPLIDIIPLMRRDQDGQIITQFDYPTCENLGLIKMDFLGLRNLTIITDAVENIKLNKDIDLVLEDLDLEDQGSYELLARGDTLGVFQLDGGPMRALLKLMRPDNFEDISAVIALYRPGPMGANSHTNYALRKTGAQEVTPIHPELEEPLADILGTTYGLIVYQEQVMAIAQKVAGYSLGRADILRRAMGKKKKSELDKQYEGFANGMKDNGYSEAAIKTLWDILLPFSDYAFNKAHSAAYGLVSYWTAYLKAHHPAEYMAALLTSVGDDKDKLAIYLNECRRMGITVLPPDVNESSVNFTPVGTDIRFGMGAIRNVGANVVGAMVGARTEKGAFTSFSDFLQKVPAVVCNKRTIESLIKAGSFDSLKHPRRALAMIHEEAVDSVIVLKRNEAANQFDLFSAFDEPGSVGGLSVEVPDLPEWEKKDKLSFERDMLGLYVSDHPLQGLDKILSQHADSSITSIISDEGPADGSMVTIAGMITSLQRRIAKNSGNAYARAEIEDLAGSMEVMFFGQVYGPIAGVLAEDLIVVVRGRLQRRDDGAVTLNAQELSVPDLSEGHSGPVVISMAHHKATETAVVALRDVLRTHPGTSEVQIRLNSNRKVEVMRLGVELRVNPTSSLFGDLKVLLGPACLDV comes from the coding sequence ATGCTGGACGGTGCAGCCCGGCTGACTGACCTGTTCAGTCACACCGAGGAACTGGGCATGAAAGCCCTCGCCACCACCGACCACGGCTTCGTCTTTGGGGCCTTCGATTTCTGGGACAAGGCCCGGGCAGCCGGGATCAAACCGATCATCGGCGTCGAGGCCTACCTCACGCCCGGCACCGCACGTGCCGACAAGACCCGGGTGAAGTGGGGCGGTGGCGGCCGCGACGACGTCTCGGGGGCCGGCGCGTACACGCACATGACCATGTGGGCTGAAACCACCGAGGGAATGCACAACCTCTTCCGCATGTCCTCGCTGGCGTCCCTGGAAGGTTACCTGTACAAGCCGCGGATGGACCGGGACCTGCTGCAGACCTACGGTAAGGGTCTCATCGCGACCACCGGCTGCCCCTCGGGTGAGGTGCAGACCAAGCTCCGCCTTGGCCTGTACCGCGAGGCGATGCAGGCGGCCTCCGACTTCCGCGACATTTTCGGCGCCGACAACTTCTTCTGCGAACTGATGGACCACGGCCTCGACATTGAGCGCGCCGTCCAGTCGGACCTGATCAAGCTCGCCAGGGAACTCGGGCTGCCCATGGTCGCCACCAATGACCTGCACTACACGCATGCGGAGGACGCTAAGGCCCACGCGGCCCTGCTCTGCGTGCAGTCCGGGTCCACGATGGCGGACCCCAAGCGGTTCAAGTTCGACGCCGACGAGTTCTACCTCAAATCGCCTGCAGAGATGCGCTCCATCTTCAGGGACTACCCCGAGGCCTGCGACAACACCCTGCTCATCGCCGAGCGGTGCGACGTCGAATTCAACACCAAAGCCAACTACATGCCCGGTTTCCCCGTTCCCGAGGGGGAAAGCGAGCAATCCTGGTTCGTTAAGGAGGTCGAGACCGGGCTGCAGTACCGCTACCCGGCGGGCATCCCCGACGCCGTCCGCAAGCAGGCCGAGTACGAGACCGGCGTCATCACCCAGATGGGCTTCCCCAGCTACTTCCTGGTGGTCGCCGACTTCATCAACTGGGCTAAGGACAACGGAATCCGGGTGGGCCCTGGCCGAGGCTCCGGCGCCGGGTCGATGGTCGCCTATGCGATGCGCATCACCGACCTCGACCCGCTGCAGCACGGTCTGATCTTCGAGCGGTTCCTGAACCCGGAGCGCGTCTCCATGCCCGACTTTGACGTCGACTTCGATGATCGGCGCCGGTCCGAAGTGATCCGGTACGTCACCGAGAAGTACGGCGACGAGCGGGTCGCCATGATCGTCACCTACGGCACCATCAAGGCCAAGCAGGCCATGAAGGACTCCTCCCGGGTGATGGGTTACCCGTTCTCGATGGGGGAGCGGCTCACCAAGGCCATGCCGCCGGACGTCATGGGCAAGGGACTGGCCCTGACCGATGTGCACGACAAGAATTCGAAACGCTACTCCGAAGCCGAGGAGCTGCGTGAGCTGCTAAAGTCTGACGCCGACTCGGCGAAGGTTTTCGAAACCGCGCTGGGCCTGGAGGGCCTGAAGCGCCAGTGGGGTGTCCACGCCGCCGGTGTCATTATGTCCTCCGACCCGCTGATCGACATCATCCCGCTGATGCGCCGTGACCAGGACGGTCAGATCATCACGCAGTTCGACTACCCGACGTGTGAAAACCTCGGACTGATCAAAATGGACTTCCTCGGCCTGCGGAACCTGACGATCATCACCGACGCGGTGGAGAACATCAAGCTCAACAAGGACATCGACCTGGTGCTGGAGGACCTGGACCTCGAGGACCAGGGCTCCTACGAACTGCTGGCCCGCGGCGACACCCTGGGCGTGTTCCAGCTTGACGGCGGTCCGATGCGAGCCCTGCTGAAACTGATGCGTCCGGACAACTTCGAAGACATCTCCGCGGTCATCGCGCTGTACCGGCCGGGACCCATGGGCGCGAACTCGCATACCAACTACGCGCTGCGTAAGACCGGCGCGCAGGAGGTCACCCCGATCCACCCCGAACTGGAGGAGCCCCTGGCCGACATCCTGGGGACCACCTACGGCCTGATCGTGTATCAGGAGCAGGTAATGGCCATCGCCCAGAAGGTCGCCGGCTACTCCCTGGGCCGCGCCGACATCCTCCGCCGCGCGATGGGCAAGAAGAAGAAGTCGGAACTGGACAAGCAGTACGAGGGCTTCGCCAACGGCATGAAAGACAACGGATACTCCGAAGCGGCGATCAAAACGCTGTGGGACATCCTGTTGCCGTTCTCCGACTACGCGTTCAACAAGGCCCACTCCGCCGCCTATGGGCTGGTGTCCTACTGGACGGCCTACCTCAAGGCCCATCATCCGGCCGAGTACATGGCCGCGCTGCTGACCAGTGTGGGCGATGACAAGGACAAGCTGGCGATCTACCTCAACGAGTGCCGCCGGATGGGCATCACCGTCCTCCCGCCGGACGTCAACGAGTCGAGCGTGAACTTCACCCCGGTCGGCACCGACATCCGCTTCGGGATGGGGGCCATCCGCAACGTCGGCGCCAACGTGGTGGGCGCCATGGTCGGGGCCCGCACCGAGAAGGGGGCCTTCACCTCCTTCAGCGACTTCCTGCAGAAGGTCCCGGCGGTGGTCTGCAACAAACGGACCATCGAATCCTTGATCAAGGCAGGGTCGTTCGACTCGCTGAAGCACCCCCGCAGGGCCCTCGCCATGATCCACGAGGAAGCCGTGGACTCGGTGATTGTCCTCAAGCGCAACGAGGCAGCGAACCAGTTCGACCTGTTCAGCGCGTTCGACGAACCCGGATCCGTTGGAGGCCTCTCCGTCGAGGTGCCGGACCTGCCGGAGTGGGAGAAGAAGGACAAGCTCTCCTTCGAACGCGACATGCTCGGCCTGTACGTCTCCGACCACCCACTACAGGGCCTCGACAAGATCCTGAGCCAGCACGCCGACTCCTCGATCACCTCGATCATCAGCGACGAAGGCCCCGCCGATGGTTCCATGGTCACCATCGCGGGCATGATCACCTCGCTGCAGCGGCGGATCGCGAAGAACAGCGGCAACGCCTACGCCCGCGCCGAGATCGAGGACCTCGCCGGGTCGATGGAAGTGATGTTCTTCGGGCAGGTGTACGGTCCGATCGCCGGTGTCCTCGCCGAGGATCTGATCGTCGTCGTCCGGGGCCGGCTGCAACGGCGCGACGACGGCGCCGTCACGTTGAACGCGCAGGAGCTCAGCGTCCCGGACCTCAGTGAGGGCCACTCCGGGCCGGTGGTCATCTCGATGGCGCACCACAAGGCCACCGAAACCGCCGTCGTCGCGCTCCGGGACGTGCTCCGGACCCATCCGGGCACCAGCGAGGTTCAGATCCGGCTGAACAGCAACCGCAAGGTCGAGGTGATGAGGCTCGGCGTCGAGCTGCGGGTCAATCCGACGTCGTCACTCTTCGGCGACTTGAAGGTGCTGCTGGGGCCCGCCTGCCTGGACGTATAG